In the genome of Pelobacter seleniigenes DSM 18267, one region contains:
- the ccsB gene encoding c-type cytochrome biogenesis protein CcsB, with product MDSGQLLNLTTVAYFSAMVLFFAYIATKNKTVALIATLTALAGFVLQTTALGLRWYESYQILGSDGRAPLSNLYESVVFFAWSTVLIYLIIDWKYKQRTIGAFVMPIALFSMLWAQMSLNSSIDPLVPALQSNWLTYHVITCFLGYAGFAIAFGVSVMYLLKIGKEEKQQGDKPLGGILGMFPPTKVLDDLNYKAIMVGFPLLTLGIITGAAWANYAWGTYWSWDPKETWSLIVWFIYAAFIHARFTRGWVGRRAAWLSVFGFAATLFCYLGVNLVLSGLHSYGGA from the coding sequence ATGGATAGCGGACAATTACTTAATCTGACAACCGTTGCCTACTTTTCCGCAATGGTGCTGTTTTTTGCCTATATCGCAACCAAGAACAAAACCGTGGCCCTGATCGCGACCCTTACTGCCCTGGCCGGGTTCGTGCTGCAGACCACGGCCCTCGGTTTGCGCTGGTATGAATCCTACCAGATCCTCGGCAGCGACGGCCGCGCGCCCTTGTCGAACCTGTATGAATCGGTGGTGTTTTTCGCCTGGTCGACGGTCTTGATCTACCTGATTATTGACTGGAAATATAAGCAGCGGACCATCGGCGCCTTTGTCATGCCGATCGCTCTGTTCAGCATGCTCTGGGCCCAGATGAGCCTAAACTCCAGCATTGACCCGCTGGTCCCGGCATTGCAGAGCAACTGGCTGACCTACCACGTCATCACCTGCTTCCTCGGCTACGCCGGCTTTGCCATCGCCTTTGGAGTTTCAGTGATGTACCTGCTGAAAATCGGCAAGGAGGAAAAACAGCAAGGGGATAAACCACTGGGAGGAATCCTCGGCATGTTTCCGCCGACCAAAGTTCTGGACGACCTCAATTACAAAGCGATCATGGTTGGCTTTCCCTTGCTCACCCTCGGCATCATTACCGGTGCGGCCTGGGCCAACTATGCCTGGGGCACGTACTGGAGCTGGGACCCCAAAGAAACCTGGAGTCTGATCGTCTGGTTCATTTATGCCGCCTTCATCCATGCCCGCTTTACCCGCGGCTGGGTTGGCCGCCGCGCCGCCTGGTTATCAGTGTTCGGTTTTGCCGCAACCCTGTTCTGTTATCTAGGGGTCAATCTGGTCCTTTCCGGTCTCCACTCTTACGGTGGTGCCTAG
- the resB gene encoding cytochrome c biogenesis protein ResB yields the protein MAERQKDFTDRVWDFLCSLKLTIILLLLLAVTSIIGTILQQNAPAAEYIQEYGQSNYELFKRLQFIDMYHSTWFIGILALFSVNLICCSIKNFPRAWRFIKEPTLVPGPGLFKNSANSTEFTVKADRQQVAQRVTEFLKKEFAKPTMTEKDGQLCFFAQKGIYSRFGAYVTHVSILIIMAGAIIGNFWGYKAWVNIVEGTSVNKVQLRSGGEIDLGFTVRCDDFNVSYYPGSNRPKDYNSDLVILENGKEVLKKRIEVNDPLTYKGITFYQSSYGPAGTAVFKVRVTDNGSGETITVNAKQGQHINLPNGYSFAVTNFTDNDRNFGPAMQLHVNTPDGKHGSPFVVWQNFPEFDVKRGGTFSFALLGFDQPQFTGLQVAKDPGVNIVWAGCFLMVFGSLTAFFFSHKRLWVCLREESGKTKVQMAGNAHRNQPGFSLAFEELQQKFESAVKNESQKKEG from the coding sequence TTGGCTGAGAGACAAAAAGATTTTACCGACCGCGTCTGGGACTTCCTCTGTTCCCTGAAACTGACCATCATCCTGCTGCTGCTGCTGGCGGTCACCTCCATCATCGGCACCATACTGCAGCAGAACGCCCCTGCCGCCGAATACATCCAGGAATATGGGCAGAGCAACTATGAGTTGTTCAAAAGACTCCAGTTTATCGACATGTATCATTCGACCTGGTTTATCGGCATTCTGGCCCTGTTCAGCGTTAATCTGATCTGCTGTTCCATCAAAAACTTCCCCCGGGCCTGGCGCTTTATCAAGGAACCCACCCTGGTTCCCGGCCCCGGGCTGTTCAAAAACTCGGCGAACAGCACCGAGTTTACCGTCAAGGCAGACCGGCAGCAGGTTGCCCAGCGAGTGACCGAATTCCTGAAAAAGGAATTTGCCAAACCGACCATGACCGAAAAAGACGGTCAGCTGTGCTTTTTTGCCCAGAAAGGAATCTATTCTCGCTTCGGCGCCTACGTGACTCATGTTTCCATTCTGATCATCATGGCCGGTGCCATTATTGGCAATTTCTGGGGCTACAAAGCCTGGGTCAATATTGTCGAAGGAACCTCTGTCAATAAGGTTCAGCTGCGCAGTGGCGGAGAGATTGATCTTGGCTTCACGGTGCGCTGTGACGATTTCAACGTCAGCTATTACCCCGGCAGCAACCGCCCCAAGGATTACAACAGCGATCTGGTCATTCTCGAAAACGGCAAGGAAGTTCTTAAAAAGAGAATTGAAGTCAACGATCCGCTGACCTACAAGGGAATCACTTTCTATCAATCCAGTTACGGTCCCGCGGGAACGGCTGTTTTCAAGGTTCGGGTCACCGATAACGGCAGCGGCGAAACCATAACGGTCAATGCCAAACAAGGACAGCATATCAACCTGCCTAACGGCTATTCTTTTGCGGTGACCAACTTTACCGACAATGACCGCAACTTCGGCCCGGCCATGCAGCTGCATGTCAACACCCCGGATGGCAAACACGGCTCTCCCTTCGTGGTCTGGCAGAACTTTCCTGAATTCGATGTCAAACGCGGCGGCACCTTCAGTTTCGCCCTGCTCGGTTTTGACCAGCCGCAGTTCACCGGGCTACAGGTCGCCAAAGACCCGGGCGTCAATATCGTCTGGGCGGGCTGTTTCCTGATGGTCTTCGGCTCATTGACCGCCTTCTTCTTCTCCCACAAACGCCTCTGGGTTTGTCTGCGGGAGGAAAGCGGCAAGACCAAAGTCCAAATGGCCGGTAACGCCCACCGCAACCAGCCCGGCTTTTCGCTGGCCTTTGAGGAGTTGCAGCAGAAATTTGAATCAGCCGTCAAAAACGAATCCCAAAAGAAGGAGGGATAA
- a CDS encoding methyl-accepting chemotaxis protein, which produces MNWFKNLKIGLKLAVGFVVMILLMVGLAMDGYYSVEKIESLLEETLQTRLQITNLILSADRDLQQMLVAERSLVFSTPGSEQFKAQLKDYQENKEQAKQRWDKAAALFTQTDSKALVKTFAQDWVAWEKLSSQVINYCQAGTDSDRQQAIALSMGAAGSAFETMREHINTVQDINDAVIVATKDRAAEVHHSILVNVLILVSLALLAALALAFFMNRSIAAPIRKGVALAEQIALGDLRQRLNLNQKDEVGQLGLALDRMVDSLNSSADMAEALAEGDLTRDVKVASKQDRLGHALKTMVENLREIVGGIQLAGEQIASGAGQVADSSQSLSQGATESASSLEEVSASMNQLTEQVRVNSENASAANQLASESKLAAEQGNRQMAEMVGAMDEINSAGQNISKIIKVIDEIAFQTNLLALNAAVEAARAGQHGKGFAVVAEEVRNLAARSAKAAEETAELIEGSVALTARGSQTARQTAEALKNIMQGTTKVSDILEEIALASNEQAQGISQVTTGLTQIDQVTQQNTASAEESAAAAEELASQAQQLHTMLAQFKLNRSTLKPASVPSRMATPAPTGWGSPAPQPRATRSAAPQISLDDDDFGRF; this is translated from the coding sequence ATGAACTGGTTTAAAAATTTAAAGATCGGTCTCAAACTTGCGGTGGGTTTCGTGGTTATGATCCTACTCATGGTCGGCCTTGCCATGGACGGTTATTACAGCGTCGAAAAAATTGAGAGTTTACTTGAAGAAACCCTGCAGACCAGGCTACAGATCACCAACCTGATCCTGTCGGCTGACCGCGACCTTCAACAGATGCTGGTCGCCGAAAGGTCGCTGGTTTTTTCCACGCCCGGTTCCGAACAGTTCAAAGCCCAGTTGAAGGACTATCAGGAGAACAAAGAACAGGCCAAACAACGCTGGGACAAGGCTGCTGCGCTGTTTACTCAGACTGATAGCAAAGCCCTGGTCAAAACCTTTGCCCAAGACTGGGTGGCCTGGGAGAAACTTTCCAGCCAGGTTATCAATTATTGCCAAGCCGGAACGGACAGCGATCGGCAGCAAGCCATTGCACTCTCCATGGGTGCGGCAGGCAGCGCCTTTGAAACCATGCGTGAGCATATCAATACAGTACAAGATATCAACGATGCGGTCATCGTCGCAACCAAAGACCGCGCCGCTGAAGTTCACCACAGCATTCTTGTCAACGTCCTGATCCTGGTGTCCCTAGCCCTTCTGGCGGCTCTGGCGCTGGCTTTCTTCATGAACCGTTCGATCGCGGCTCCGATCAGAAAAGGGGTCGCCCTGGCCGAGCAGATCGCTCTGGGTGACCTGCGCCAGCGACTTAACCTCAATCAGAAAGATGAAGTGGGCCAGCTCGGCCTCGCCCTCGACCGGATGGTCGACAGCTTGAATTCCTCGGCGGATATGGCCGAAGCTCTTGCCGAAGGTGATTTGACCCGGGACGTCAAGGTCGCTTCCAAGCAGGATCGACTGGGCCATGCCCTCAAGACCATGGTGGAGAATCTGCGTGAGATCGTCGGCGGGATTCAACTCGCCGGGGAGCAGATTGCCTCCGGTGCCGGCCAGGTGGCCGACTCCAGTCAAAGCCTTTCCCAGGGGGCTACCGAATCGGCCAGTTCCCTGGAGGAAGTCTCCGCGTCCATGAATCAACTCACGGAACAGGTTCGCGTCAACTCGGAAAATGCCTCGGCAGCCAACCAGCTTGCCAGCGAATCGAAACTGGCCGCTGAACAAGGAAACCGGCAAATGGCGGAAATGGTCGGGGCCATGGACGAAATCAACAGTGCCGGCCAAAACATCTCCAAAATCATCAAGGTTATTGATGAAATCGCCTTCCAGACCAATCTGTTGGCGCTCAATGCTGCAGTCGAGGCCGCCCGGGCCGGTCAGCACGGCAAGGGCTTCGCCGTGGTTGCTGAAGAGGTTCGCAACCTTGCCGCCCGCAGCGCCAAGGCTGCGGAGGAGACCGCCGAACTCATTGAAGGCTCGGTCGCCCTCACCGCGCGGGGTTCACAAACAGCGCGGCAAACCGCAGAAGCGCTCAAGAACATCATGCAAGGAACCACCAAAGTCTCCGATATCCTGGAAGAGATCGCGCTGGCGTCCAACGAACAGGCGCAAGGGATCAGCCAGGTCACCACAGGCCTGACCCAGATCGATCAGGTCACCCAGCAGAACACGGCCAGTGCCGAAGAGAGTGCGGCAGCGGCAGAAGAACTCGCCAGTCAGGCGCAACAGCTACACACCATGTTGGCACAGTTCAAATTGAACCGCTCAACTTTGAAACCGGCGTCCGTACCGAGCAGAATGGCAACGCCCGCACCGACCGGCTGGGGAAGCCCCGCTCCGCAGCCCCGCGCGACGCGCTCGGCGGCACCACAGATCTCCCTGGACGATGATGATTTCGGCAGATTCTGA